From the Pontibacillus halophilus JSM 076056 = DSM 19796 genome, one window contains:
- a CDS encoding ArsR/SmtB family transcription factor: protein MSEKPVENEALDEETLFVVSQTFKALSDPTRIRILYLLCREEMSVNGIAEALDLRQSTVSHQLRFLKNLRLVTYRREGTTIYYSHDDQHVMDLLQQTIQHALHN from the coding sequence ATGAGTGAGAAACCAGTAGAGAACGAGGCACTTGATGAGGAAACGTTATTTGTCGTATCACAGACATTCAAAGCCCTTTCTGACCCGACACGTATTCGAATTCTTTATTTATTGTGTAGAGAGGAAATGTCCGTCAATGGAATAGCTGAGGCATTGGATTTGCGTCAATCTACGGTCTCTCATCAACTTCGCTTCTTGAAGAACCTTCGACTCGTTACGTATCGAAGAGAGGGTACAACAATCTACTATTCCCACGATGACCAACACGTCATGGATTTGCTGCAACAGACCATTCAGCACGCGTTGCATAACTAA
- a CDS encoding PadR family transcriptional regulator yields the protein MNVQMKKGALELCVLIVISNKDQYGYELAQNISNKIQVAEGTLYPLLRRLTKEGYLETYKAKSKEGPPRKYYSLSEDGEAYLAELMEDWAVFSDAVDYFIKEMRSDE from the coding sequence GTGAACGTGCAAATGAAGAAGGGGGCATTAGAGCTTTGTGTCCTCATTGTTATCTCGAATAAGGATCAATACGGGTATGAGCTGGCGCAGAACATCTCGAACAAGATTCAAGTTGCCGAAGGAACGTTATATCCGCTCCTTCGCCGCTTAACGAAAGAAGGCTACCTTGAGACCTATAAAGCGAAATCAAAAGAAGGGCCACCTCGTAAATACTACTCACTCAGTGAGGATGGGGAAGCGTATTTAGCTGAACTCATGGAAGATTGGGCGGTATTTTCAGATGCGGTAGATTACTTTATTAAGGAGATGAGAAGCGATGAATAA
- a CDS encoding HAAS signaling domain-containing protein encodes MNKEQFMKRLDSLLQELPEHEREDILDDYEEHFLSGEQDGKGEEEIVNELGDPKTIAKEITAHHYVEAASENRSMKNMWKAILATVSLSFFNLIFILGPAFGLLGVYIGIWGVAVSLLLIPLVLISTWIFGASDASFFLSISMSLTSLGLGLLLSIGLIYTGKWLYKGTVSYMKYNIGIVKGGEKG; translated from the coding sequence ATGAATAAGGAGCAGTTTATGAAGAGATTGGACAGTTTGCTCCAGGAATTACCCGAGCATGAACGGGAAGACATCTTAGATGATTATGAAGAACACTTCTTAAGTGGCGAGCAAGATGGGAAGGGCGAAGAAGAGATTGTGAATGAACTTGGTGACCCTAAGACCATTGCGAAGGAAATTACGGCTCATCATTATGTAGAAGCAGCATCTGAGAATCGTTCCATGAAGAATATGTGGAAGGCAATCTTGGCTACGGTCAGTTTAAGCTTCTTTAACTTAATCTTTATTCTAGGCCCTGCGTTCGGATTATTAGGAGTTTATATAGGCATTTGGGGTGTGGCAGTCTCCCTATTGCTCATTCCACTCGTTCTGATATCCACATGGATCTTTGGTGCTTCAGATGCAAGCTTCTTCTTGTCAATCAGCATGTCATTGACTTCATTGGGACTCGGTTTACTGTTATCCATCGGACTTATCTATACTGGGAAATGGCTCTATAAAGGAACGGTAAGCTATATGAAATATAACATTGGAATTGTTAAAGGAGGAGAGAAAGGATGA
- a CDS encoding DUF4097 family beta strand repeat-containing protein: MKKLVYFAIASLVVGVIGVSAILAGGIDSHLANAKVKDEKKVSAEGVTDLSIDVKDADITLIKTDSDEVTAELSGRMTEKKFEDVTFTVEKNGGKVSIVERTNFSFEIGFTMLEDLDLNVYLPEQVYESLTIQATSADIQLPKLDVNNVLVDVTSGDIITDGMENVTTLEMHTTSGDIRGKAIQAESGTLVTNSGDLLFETYSGNLSIQATSGDVTIKEADVQSDVSIETTSGDIAFHYAEEPTSLNLVLDTTSGDKSVQLEGISFNDDSNGTVKNQIGDGENTLSISATSGDITIQ, translated from the coding sequence ATGAAGAAACTAGTCTATTTCGCTATTGCCTCCCTTGTCGTTGGAGTGATAGGCGTCTCCGCTATATTAGCAGGGGGGATTGACAGTCATCTTGCAAATGCCAAGGTGAAGGATGAGAAGAAAGTCAGTGCAGAAGGTGTCACTGATCTTTCCATTGACGTAAAGGACGCAGACATAACACTAATTAAAACAGATAGTGATGAAGTCACTGCTGAGCTCTCTGGTAGAATGACAGAGAAGAAGTTTGAAGATGTGACTTTTACTGTAGAGAAGAACGGTGGAAAGGTGTCCATCGTAGAACGAACAAACTTCTCATTTGAGATTGGGTTTACGATGCTTGAAGACTTAGATTTGAATGTCTATCTTCCTGAACAAGTGTACGAAAGCTTAACGATTCAAGCAACCTCCGCTGATATTCAACTTCCGAAGCTGGACGTGAATAACGTGCTTGTTGATGTAACTTCCGGTGACATTATAACAGATGGGATGGAGAACGTAACTACATTAGAGATGCACACAACGTCTGGTGATATCCGCGGGAAAGCAATTCAGGCAGAGTCAGGTACACTCGTAACAAATTCAGGGGATCTGTTATTTGAAACTTATAGTGGTAACCTCTCTATACAAGCGACATCTGGGGACGTGACGATTAAAGAGGCAGATGTTCAATCGGATGTTTCCATTGAAACAACGTCAGGGGACATCGCGTTCCATTACGCGGAAGAACCAACATCCTTGAACCTCGTCTTGGACACAACTTCTGGTGACAAGAGTGTACAACTAGAAGGCATTTCATTTAACGACGATTCAAATGGAACGGTAAAGAATCAAATTGGAGATGGAGAGAACACGTTATCCATTTCTGCTACTTCTGGTGACATTACTATTCAATAA
- a CDS encoding GntP family permease, translating into MWSMIGLFGGLILLVVLTLRGMNLLLAAPLCALFVALFSGISIFPQTAPDGSATLLGNYMNSFADFVASWFPMFLLGAIFGKVMEDSGSAQSVSRWVIGKLGMNRAVLAIVLACAVLTYGGVSLFVVAFSVYPMAVSLFKEANLPRRFIPAALGFGSVTFTMTSAGSPEIQNWIPIEYLGTSPYAGWEVSIIVAIFLFSGGYYWLKRMIAKAVERGEVFEERADDPEITERELPHPLMGILPLFIVLAISFSLHDVLEQSALIIALLGGVLSILLLNRTYMQETSKAMSEGTTGALVAIGNTAAVVGFGGVAKASPAFDQAVQAMTDLPGSPLIGGAIAVSVIAGLTGSASGGQVIALPILGPHYLDMGVNSEALHRTVAISSGALDSLPHNGYVVTTIRAIAGETHQRAYWAMGAVTVVLPVLGAILAIILFSMNIGI; encoded by the coding sequence ATGTGGAGTATGATTGGTTTATTTGGAGGGTTGATTCTGTTGGTTGTTCTTACCCTTCGAGGTATGAACCTATTACTAGCAGCTCCTCTATGCGCATTGTTTGTGGCGCTCTTTAGTGGAATCTCTATATTTCCACAGACTGCTCCAGATGGTAGTGCAACGTTACTTGGGAATTACATGAATAGTTTCGCAGATTTTGTTGCTTCTTGGTTCCCTATGTTCTTGTTAGGGGCCATTTTCGGTAAAGTGATGGAGGATAGCGGTTCTGCCCAAAGTGTCTCCAGATGGGTAATTGGAAAGCTTGGGATGAATCGTGCTGTTCTTGCCATCGTCCTTGCTTGTGCGGTCTTAACGTATGGTGGCGTAAGCTTGTTCGTAGTTGCGTTCTCGGTCTATCCGATGGCGGTCAGCTTATTTAAGGAAGCGAATTTACCAAGACGCTTTATTCCGGCAGCGCTTGGATTTGGCTCGGTCACGTTCACGATGACATCAGCAGGCTCACCTGAGATTCAGAACTGGATCCCAATTGAATACTTAGGCACGTCTCCTTATGCAGGATGGGAAGTAAGTATCATCGTCGCTATCTTCCTATTCTCTGGAGGGTATTACTGGTTGAAGCGGATGATTGCAAAGGCTGTTGAACGTGGTGAGGTGTTTGAGGAACGAGCGGATGACCCTGAAATTACTGAACGGGAATTGCCTCATCCATTGATGGGCATCTTGCCATTGTTTATTGTATTGGCCATTTCCTTCTCCCTGCATGATGTGCTGGAGCAATCCGCATTGATCATTGCTCTTTTAGGTGGCGTGCTGTCTATCTTACTTTTAAATCGCACGTATATGCAAGAAACGAGTAAAGCGATGTCGGAAGGGACAACAGGTGCGTTAGTCGCAATCGGGAATACGGCTGCTGTTGTCGGATTCGGTGGCGTTGCGAAAGCTTCACCTGCATTCGATCAGGCGGTTCAAGCCATGACCGATTTGCCAGGTTCACCGTTGATTGGAGGCGCCATCGCAGTTAGTGTGATTGCTGGATTAACTGGTTCAGCATCTGGTGGTCAGGTAATTGCACTTCCTATCTTAGGACCTCACTACTTAGATATGGGCGTGAACTCGGAGGCACTTCACCGAACAGTTGCGATCTCCTCAGGAGCGCTCGATTCCTTGCCTCATAACGGCTATGTCGTCACAACCATTCGAGCAATTGCTGGCGAGACGCACCAGCGTGCTTATTGGGCCATGGGCGCCGTAACCGTTGTGCTCCCTGTTCTCGGTGCAATCCTAGCCATTATCTTGTTCTCTATGAATATCGGTATATAA
- a CDS encoding VOC family protein, translating to MKFNQFNASQIRIARPTNQLDRIVKFYEEGLGLERMGEFQGHSGYDGIIYGLPTLSYQLEFTSHEEGSPCPAPTKDNLLVFYIADREELLAVSERLVNMGYRAVEPENVYWKEKGITIEDPDGWRIVLMNTEGI from the coding sequence GTGAAATTTAATCAGTTTAATGCAAGTCAGATAAGAATCGCTAGGCCAACGAACCAACTGGATAGAATCGTAAAGTTTTATGAAGAGGGTCTTGGTCTAGAGCGAATGGGAGAGTTTCAAGGACATAGCGGCTATGATGGAATTATTTATGGATTACCGACGTTGTCTTACCAACTAGAATTTACGAGTCATGAAGAAGGGAGCCCTTGTCCCGCCCCTACGAAAGATAATTTGCTAGTCTTTTATATTGCAGACCGGGAAGAGCTCCTTGCAGTATCAGAACGGCTGGTCAATATGGGCTACAGAGCCGTAGAACCAGAAAATGTGTACTGGAAAGAGAAGGGGATTACCATCGAAGACCCAGATGGATGGAGAATCGTGCTTATGAATACGGAGGGGATTTAG